The following proteins come from a genomic window of Candidatus Thiodiazotropha sp. CDECU1:
- a CDS encoding 2-hydroxymuconic semialdehyde dehydrogenase has protein sequence MKEVKHFINGEFVGSASGKMFDNINPATGQKIGIVHEAGAPEVDAAVNSARNALGGEWGRMPLAERTDLLHKLADGISARFDEFLEAECMDTGKPQKLACHIDIPRGAANFKVFADVVKNVPTESFMLDTPDGKGALNYSLRKPKGVIAVISPWNLPLLLMTWKVGPALACGNTVVVKPSEETPFTTALLGEVMNQVGIPKGVYNVVHGFGPNSAGEFLTRHKGVDGITFTGETGTGAAIMKAAADDITDISFELGGKNPALVFADCDLEKAIEGTLRSAFANCGQVCLGTERVYVERPIYEEFVNRLKAGAESLKLGRWDDPETDMGPLISQEHRDKVLSYYRKAEQEGATVITGGSTPNMPDSLSGGCWVQPTIWTDLPDDASCVREEIFGPCCHIRPFDSEEEVIDLANDTEYGLATAIWTENSSRAHRVAAQTDAGIAWVNSWFLRDLRTPFGGAKQSGIGREGGVHSLEFYTELKNVCIKL, from the coding sequence ATGAAAGAGGTCAAACACTTCATCAATGGAGAATTTGTCGGCTCTGCATCAGGCAAGATGTTCGACAATATCAATCCGGCGACTGGACAGAAGATCGGCATAGTGCATGAGGCTGGCGCGCCCGAGGTGGATGCGGCGGTCAACTCGGCGCGGAATGCACTAGGTGGTGAGTGGGGCCGAATGCCGCTGGCGGAACGAACCGATCTGCTGCACAAACTGGCGGATGGTATCAGCGCTCGCTTCGATGAATTTCTCGAAGCGGAGTGTATGGATACCGGCAAGCCGCAGAAGCTCGCTTGTCATATCGATATTCCCCGCGGTGCTGCCAACTTCAAGGTGTTTGCCGATGTGGTGAAGAATGTGCCCACAGAGAGCTTCATGCTCGACACCCCGGATGGGAAAGGGGCACTGAATTACTCGTTACGTAAACCGAAGGGGGTGATCGCCGTGATCAGTCCCTGGAACCTGCCTTTGCTGTTGATGACCTGGAAGGTTGGTCCCGCACTGGCATGCGGTAACACGGTGGTGGTCAAGCCGTCGGAAGAGACACCGTTCACCACCGCCCTGCTGGGGGAGGTGATGAACCAGGTTGGAATACCCAAGGGAGTCTACAACGTGGTGCACGGCTTCGGCCCGAATTCGGCGGGGGAGTTTCTCACCCGGCACAAAGGGGTGGATGGGATCACCTTCACCGGTGAGACAGGTACCGGTGCTGCGATCATGAAAGCGGCCGCAGACGATATCACCGATATCTCCTTCGAACTTGGAGGCAAGAACCCGGCCCTGGTGTTTGCCGACTGCGATCTGGAGAAGGCCATCGAAGGGACCCTGCGCTCAGCATTCGCCAATTGTGGTCAGGTGTGCCTTGGTACTGAGCGGGTCTATGTGGAACGTCCAATCTATGAGGAATTCGTCAATCGCCTCAAGGCTGGTGCCGAGTCTTTGAAATTGGGTAGATGGGATGATCCTGAGACAGACATGGGGCCGCTGATCAGTCAGGAGCATCGGGACAAGGTTCTCTCCTACTACCGTAAAGCGGAGCAGGAGGGCGCTACTGTCATCACCGGTGGCAGCACACCCAATATGCCGGACAGCCTGTCCGGCGGCTGCTGGGTGCAACCCACTATCTGGACCGATCTGCCCGACGATGCCAGCTGTGTTCGAGAAGAGATATTCGGCCCCTGCTGTCACATCCGTCCCTTCGACAGCGAGGAGGAGGTGATCGACCTGGCCAACGATACCGAGTATGGGTTGGCGACGGCGATCTGGACCGAGAACAGTTCGCGGGCACACCGGGTTGCAGCCCAGACGGATGCGGGTATCGCCTGGGTCAACTCCTGGTTCCTGCGTGACCTGCGCACCCCCTTTGGAGGCGCCAAGCAGTCGGGTATCGGTCGCGAGGGTGGTGTCCACTCCCTCGAGTTCTATACCGAACTCAAGAACGTTTGTATCAAGCTTTGA
- a CDS encoding 2Fe-2S iron-sulfur cluster binding domain-containing protein, with product MSARFEITVEDKDAQFQCREEQRLLHAMQAQGLAPIPVGCKGGGCGICRVQIIQGEYEIRKMNRDHVTEEDERKGIVLSCRVIPKSNLSLRLAPKPKASNESAA from the coding sequence ATGTCCGCACGATTCGAAATCACCGTGGAAGACAAGGATGCACAGTTTCAATGCAGGGAAGAGCAGCGCCTACTGCATGCCATGCAGGCCCAGGGATTGGCGCCAATTCCGGTTGGTTGCAAGGGCGGCGGTTGTGGTATCTGCCGTGTACAGATCATCCAGGGAGAGTATGAGATCCGCAAGATGAACCGTGACCACGTGACAGAAGAGGATGAGCGCAAGGGCATAGTGCTCTCGTGTCGCGTTATCCCCAAGAGCAATCTTTCCCTGAGGTTGGCACCAAAACCGAAGGCGAGTAACGAGAGCGCAGCATAG
- a CDS encoding NADH:ubiquinone reductase (Na(+)-transporting) subunit F → MAYQLTIEPTGDEVVVEEDQNILDACLRAGIWMPHACCHGLCGSCKVEVLEGDVDLGDASNFALMDMEREEGKVLACCATLESDTVIEADIDEDPDARVIPVKDFGAEIVRLENLTHDVKGVWLQLDGEGIDFQAGQYINLYVPGVEIPRAFSLASKPSDRNIIELHIRLVADGEATPIIHSQLKLGDRLKITGPYGRFFVRKSRSEPMIFIAGGTGLSSPKSMILDLLEADPACTMPITLLHGVRAKRDLYDEALFRSLADQHSNFNYIPVLSQMEEGDDWDGETGFVHEAAQRQFNNTFSGNTAYLCGPPVMIEASIRALMQGRLFENDIFTERFLTKGEENNKRSPVFKRL, encoded by the coding sequence ATGGCATACCAACTTACTATCGAGCCGACCGGCGACGAGGTGGTTGTAGAAGAGGATCAAAACATCCTCGATGCATGTTTGCGCGCGGGAATTTGGATGCCCCATGCCTGTTGTCATGGCTTGTGTGGTAGCTGCAAGGTCGAGGTGCTCGAAGGGGATGTGGATCTGGGAGACGCCTCCAACTTTGCCCTGATGGATATGGAGCGGGAAGAGGGAAAGGTCTTGGCCTGTTGCGCCACCCTTGAATCGGATACGGTGATCGAGGCTGACATCGATGAAGATCCCGATGCGAGGGTCATCCCCGTGAAGGACTTTGGGGCTGAGATCGTCAGGCTGGAAAACCTCACCCATGATGTAAAAGGGGTCTGGCTGCAACTGGATGGCGAAGGTATCGACTTTCAGGCGGGACAATATATCAACTTGTATGTCCCCGGGGTTGAGATACCACGCGCCTTCTCACTGGCAAGCAAGCCTTCTGACCGAAATATAATCGAACTCCATATCCGTTTGGTCGCTGATGGTGAAGCGACTCCCATCATCCATAGCCAGCTTAAGCTCGGAGACAGGCTGAAGATTACGGGTCCCTATGGCCGGTTTTTCGTGCGCAAATCCCGTTCCGAGCCAATGATTTTTATCGCCGGAGGTACAGGGCTTTCCAGTCCAAAGTCGATGATTCTCGATCTGTTGGAAGCGGATCCGGCTTGCACGATGCCGATTACCCTGCTGCATGGGGTTCGGGCCAAACGCGACCTGTACGACGAAGCGCTCTTCCGCTCGCTGGCTGATCAGCATTCCAATTTCAACTATATCCCGGTGCTTTCGCAAATGGAGGAGGGTGATGACTGGGATGGTGAAACCGGCTTTGTACATGAGGCTGCGCAGCGCCAATTCAACAATACATTTTCTGGCAACACCGCCTATCTGTGTGGGCCACCGGTAATGATTGAAGCTTCGATTCGTGCCCTGATGCAGGGCCGGCTGTTCGAAAACGATATCTTCACCGAGCGCTTTCTCACCAAAGGGGAAGAGAACAACAAGCGCAGCCCTGTATTCAAGAGACTCTGA
- a CDS encoding FCD domain-containing protein, translated as MARTYIEQTEANGSKTLSDQAYLRLRSDIIHGDLQPDEKLRIEHLRTVYGVGASPLREALSRLTADGFVTAEGQRGFRVAPMSEEDLADITRLRILLEKQALSQSIEQGDDAWESRIVATFYQLEKIEESEERDPAEWELRNHDFHEALTAACNSKWLRRFYGILYDQHKRYRNIALSTEIPRDLHQEHEELRNAALARDTKRACKAIEQHILRTAEITQRVLQNEARKDEQEIA; from the coding sequence ATGGCAAGAACTTACATCGAACAAACTGAAGCTAACGGGTCCAAGACCCTGTCCGACCAGGCCTATCTGCGACTCCGCTCAGATATCATTCATGGTGATCTACAACCGGATGAGAAACTCCGCATAGAACACCTGCGTACCGTATACGGTGTCGGCGCAAGCCCACTCCGTGAAGCATTGAGCCGCCTCACTGCGGATGGCTTCGTTACCGCGGAAGGTCAGCGCGGTTTTCGCGTTGCCCCAATGTCCGAGGAGGACCTTGCTGACATTACACGACTGCGGATCCTGCTTGAAAAACAGGCCCTCTCTCAGAGCATTGAACAGGGTGACGATGCCTGGGAATCTCGCATCGTTGCCACCTTCTATCAACTGGAGAAGATTGAGGAATCGGAAGAGAGGGACCCTGCCGAATGGGAGCTCCGCAATCACGATTTTCACGAAGCGCTGACCGCCGCCTGCAACTCAAAATGGCTGCGCCGCTTCTACGGCATTCTCTATGATCAGCACAAGCGCTACAGAAACATTGCCCTGAGCACAGAGATTCCCCGTGATCTGCACCAGGAACATGAAGAGCTGCGCAATGCCGCTCTGGCAAGGGACACAAAGCGGGCCTGCAAGGCCATTGAGCAACATATCCTGAGGACGGCTGAAATCACCCAGCGAGTACTGCAGAATGAGGCGCGCAAGGACGAACAGGAGATCGCCTGA
- a CDS encoding efflux RND transporter permease subunit, with product MKRLITIAANHPWLIFAAVALISLVAVYQLPALQIEITAEGMMVDNPQAVADYEESLRTFGSDVITVVYLEDPNLLHPDKLSAIRQALRRIEAIPQVSRTTSLFSMRYLRTESGFVHTSPYLDPIPKSHAQIQKLANAALLNPLIERNLLSHDGTVMAINLYLDMSAYQRGFDEEVSAALDEAIAPLQNQLRTVFHLGDPSIRSDISEQIRNDLKLILPLALLVLTLTLWLIFKRSCTAMIPILTAALSVVWTLGVMAVVGIPINVMTSIIPALLIIIGSTEDIHLISEYQAGIQRGLNRNDATQLMANHMGTAILLTAFTTCLGFLSISLNRIDLLQQFGLITAIGLMLNFIITTTMVPACLQCISRHGYSGVRTQEIGFTSLVERIFILLSRYPRQLLLGLISLVLLSGYWASRLEINNSIMAYFPASSSLPGQAALIDDRLSGIQSLTILINGSDEAFLKTANLQQLQKLQGYLEQTVEFEKSFSFADFIAVVHSGIDGEMADRIYLPESDELISGYMSLLGHSAARPFVSADYNQARIMVRHSVDSSKQLNQAVQNILNFAHQTMHPTLKVKVTGSSYLNSQAVDSLADGQTRSLIMMLGIIFILITLILANAKLGFVAVLSNLFPIIVLFGVMGYFNITMDTSSVMVAAIALGICVDHSMHFMVRYQRIIKQGKHQQEAQLQTMHQESLPIFTTAMALTLGFATLAFSTFPPVAQFGLLSAMVMLLALIGIFFVTPLLLRLTANRESRPFLSDIIKQRHFAKAD from the coding sequence ATGAAACGGCTCATCACCATTGCGGCTAACCATCCCTGGCTGATTTTCGCAGCCGTTGCTCTCATCTCCCTAGTCGCAGTCTACCAGCTACCTGCACTGCAGATAGAAATCACCGCCGAGGGAATGATGGTGGACAATCCGCAGGCAGTGGCTGACTATGAAGAGAGCCTGCGCACATTCGGCAGTGATGTTATTACAGTAGTCTATCTCGAAGACCCAAACCTGTTACACCCGGACAAACTGAGTGCGATACGGCAAGCACTACGCAGAATCGAGGCAATCCCCCAGGTCTCTCGCACGACAAGCCTTTTTTCCATGAGATATCTGCGCACCGAAAGCGGCTTTGTCCACACCAGCCCCTACCTTGATCCTATTCCGAAGTCCCATGCACAGATTCAAAAACTCGCTAATGCCGCACTGCTGAACCCGTTGATAGAGCGCAACCTGCTATCCCATGATGGCACTGTAATGGCGATCAACCTCTACCTGGACATGTCAGCCTATCAGCGCGGCTTCGATGAAGAGGTCTCCGCAGCCCTTGATGAAGCCATTGCACCGTTACAAAACCAATTGCGTACCGTTTTTCACCTTGGTGATCCCTCAATCCGCTCAGACATCAGCGAACAGATACGCAATGATTTAAAGTTAATACTCCCATTGGCACTCCTCGTTCTCACCCTGACTTTGTGGTTGATTTTCAAACGCTCCTGCACCGCGATGATACCAATTCTGACTGCAGCCTTGAGCGTTGTATGGACACTTGGTGTAATGGCGGTTGTTGGGATACCGATCAATGTAATGACATCCATCATCCCTGCCCTGTTGATCATTATCGGTTCCACGGAAGATATCCACCTCATCTCTGAGTATCAGGCGGGGATTCAGCGTGGACTGAATAGAAATGATGCCACTCAGCTCATGGCCAATCATATGGGTACTGCCATCCTGCTTACTGCCTTCACCACCTGTCTCGGATTTCTCTCCATATCCCTCAACCGGATAGATCTGCTGCAACAGTTCGGCCTCATAACCGCGATCGGCTTAATGTTGAACTTCATCATAACCACGACAATGGTACCGGCCTGCCTACAGTGCATATCCAGACATGGTTACAGTGGAGTACGCACGCAAGAGATCGGCTTTACCAGCCTAGTGGAAAGGATATTCATATTGCTGTCCCGTTACCCACGCCAACTACTTCTAGGCTTGATATCACTCGTGTTGTTGAGTGGTTACTGGGCATCCCGCCTGGAGATCAACAACAGTATCATGGCCTACTTCCCAGCCTCCTCATCGCTGCCCGGACAGGCCGCCTTGATTGATGACAGGCTATCCGGCATACAATCCCTCACCATTCTGATCAACGGCAGTGATGAGGCCTTTCTTAAAACCGCCAATCTTCAGCAACTGCAGAAGTTGCAAGGCTACCTGGAACAGACAGTAGAGTTCGAGAAAAGCTTCTCCTTTGCCGACTTTATCGCTGTCGTGCACAGCGGTATCGATGGCGAGATGGCTGACAGGATCTATCTACCGGAAAGTGATGAACTGATCAGCGGATACATGTCGTTACTCGGCCATTCAGCCGCCAGGCCATTCGTCTCCGCAGACTACAACCAAGCCAGGATTATGGTCAGACACTCCGTGGATTCCTCCAAACAACTCAACCAGGCAGTGCAGAACATCTTGAATTTTGCCCATCAAACCATGCACCCGACTCTCAAGGTCAAGGTGACCGGAAGCAGCTATTTGAACAGCCAGGCCGTTGACTCCCTGGCGGATGGCCAGACCCGGTCACTGATCATGATGCTGGGGATTATCTTTATTCTCATTACACTGATCCTGGCAAATGCCAAGCTGGGATTTGTAGCCGTATTATCCAACCTCTTCCCGATCATCGTTCTGTTCGGGGTTATGGGCTATTTCAACATCACCATGGATACCAGCAGCGTGATGGTCGCCGCCATTGCGTTAGGCATCTGTGTCGACCATAGCATGCACTTCATGGTGCGTTATCAGCGCATAATCAAGCAGGGCAAGCACCAGCAGGAAGCACAGCTACAAACCATGCACCAGGAGTCTTTACCCATTTTCACTACAGCCATGGCGCTCACACTGGGATTCGCCACATTGGCATTTTCCACATTTCCACCGGTGGCCCAGTTTGGGTTGTTGAGTGCAATGGTGATGCTATTGGCATTGATCGGTATTTTCTTTGTCACTCCATTGTTACTGCGATTGACTGCCAACAGGGAATCCAGACCGTTCCTCAGCGACATAATCAAACAACGGCATTTTGCAAAAGCGGACTAG
- a CDS encoding catechol 2,3-dioxygenase: protein MAINGVLRPGHVSLRVLDLDEALVHYKERMGLIETDRDDQGRVYLKGWDEQDWFSVVLRETDTSGMDFMGFKVDSVDTMNSLEEKLRAFGCNVERIAANELNHCGERVRFDSPTGHMFELYAEKDVKGTDMGRVNPEPWPDNLTGMQVQRFDHCLLYGDDLDGSVRMFTEVLGFGESEKVMDGDLQLASFLTCGMKAHDLAIIRHEEKGKLHHASFLLGSWEEVLRAADIIGKHKISIDIGPTRHGITRGRTIYFFDPSGNRNEVFHGSYDWYPDHEPITWTADELGGAIFYHDQKLNERFLSVVT, encoded by the coding sequence ATGGCAATAAACGGTGTTTTACGTCCAGGGCATGTCTCATTGCGTGTGCTGGACCTGGATGAGGCCCTGGTTCACTACAAGGAGCGAATGGGGTTGATCGAAACCGACCGGGATGACCAGGGGCGGGTCTACTTGAAGGGCTGGGATGAACAGGACTGGTTCTCGGTGGTACTGCGTGAAACGGATACCAGCGGCATGGATTTCATGGGTTTCAAGGTTGACAGTGTCGATACCATGAATAGTCTTGAGGAAAAGCTGCGGGCATTCGGCTGCAACGTGGAAAGAATTGCGGCCAATGAGTTGAATCATTGTGGTGAGCGGGTACGCTTCGATTCTCCAACCGGCCATATGTTCGAGCTGTATGCGGAAAAGGATGTGAAGGGCACCGATATGGGCAGGGTGAATCCGGAGCCCTGGCCCGATAACCTCACAGGTATGCAGGTGCAGCGCTTTGACCACTGCCTGCTGTATGGTGATGATCTGGATGGCAGCGTCCGGATGTTCACTGAGGTGCTGGGTTTTGGTGAATCGGAGAAGGTGATGGATGGTGATCTGCAACTGGCCTCCTTTCTAACCTGTGGTATGAAGGCTCATGACCTGGCGATCATCCGCCACGAGGAGAAAGGTAAGCTGCATCATGCGTCTTTTCTGCTTGGCTCCTGGGAAGAGGTGTTGCGTGCCGCCGACATCATAGGTAAGCATAAGATTTCAATCGATATCGGTCCGACCCGACACGGCATTACCCGAGGCAGAACTATCTATTTCTTCGATCCCTCGGGGAATCGGAATGAAGTCTTTCACGGTTCATATGACTGGTATCCTGATCATGAGCCTATCACCTGGACAGCGGATGAGCTGGGTGGCGCCATCTTCTATCACGATCAGAAACTCAATGAGCGTTTCCTCAGCGTAGTCACCTGA
- a CDS encoding phenol hydroxylase subunit P4 has product MAVVSLKPGYAEAVEFRDRKENFHGNQVVYLHWEEHLSFCSATAFPLPPDMPFGALVEQLITQYYGMHPDFGLIDWDRVEWKINGEPATPDMAKSLTDNGVDHKTLICFHTPGLNGYKGSCS; this is encoded by the coding sequence ATGGCAGTAGTCTCACTCAAACCAGGCTATGCGGAGGCTGTGGAGTTCCGCGATCGCAAGGAAAATTTTCACGGCAACCAGGTGGTCTACCTGCATTGGGAAGAGCATCTCAGCTTCTGTTCAGCTACTGCGTTTCCGTTGCCGCCTGATATGCCTTTCGGGGCGCTTGTAGAACAACTGATTACCCAATATTACGGCATGCACCCAGACTTCGGACTGATCGATTGGGATCGGGTGGAGTGGAAGATCAACGGTGAGCCGGCAACGCCGGATATGGCCAAGAGCCTGACGGATAACGGTGTCGATCATAAAACCCTGATCTGCTTCCACACACCTGGTCTGAATGGCTACAAGGGGTCCTGTTCGTAA
- a CDS encoding aromatic/alkene/methane monooxygenase hydroxylase/oxygenase subunit alpha, with protein sequence MTPQRKKKLNLKQRYALMTRGLDWETSYQKMDDVFPYDTFEGIKITDWSKWEDPFRLTMDAYWKYQGEKERKLYAVLDSFAQNNGQLGISDARYVNAIKLFLTGVTPLEYQAHRHFAHLGRHIRGVGPRVAAQMQSLDELRHAQTQIHTISHYNKYFDGFAEFPHMHDRVWYLSVPKSFFDDACSAGPFEFFTAISFAFEYVLTNLLFVPFMSGAAYNGDLATVTFGFSAQSDEARHMTLGIEVIKFMLEQHPDNLPIVQKWVDKWFWRGHKMLGLVAMMMDYMLPKRIMSWKEAWEIYFTEAGGALFEDLSRYGLRVPKYADIATEEAEHISHQNWSIFYQYTQAAGFHTWLPSDEEMDWLSEKYPNTFDKYYRPRFEMWREMEAKGERFYNNALPQLCQTCQIPMGYTEPGDPTKIGFRNSVYKGERYHFCSDGCKDIFDDEPEKFAQAWLPVHQIFQGNCGGADLSDVLKWYHMDNGVDNMDYTGSPDQEQWDAWQAARKKVAN encoded by the coding sequence ATGACACCGCAACGCAAAAAGAAGCTGAATCTGAAGCAGCGCTACGCGCTGATGACCCGAGGCCTGGACTGGGAGACCAGTTATCAGAAGATGGATGACGTCTTCCCTTACGATACCTTCGAGGGGATCAAGATCACCGATTGGTCGAAGTGGGAGGATCCCTTTCGCCTGACCATGGATGCCTATTGGAAGTACCAGGGCGAGAAGGAGCGCAAACTCTATGCCGTGCTCGACTCTTTCGCCCAGAACAACGGTCAGCTCGGTATCTCCGATGCCCGCTATGTGAATGCCATCAAGCTGTTTCTCACCGGTGTCACGCCGCTGGAATACCAGGCGCATCGTCACTTTGCCCACCTTGGTCGGCACATACGAGGTGTGGGCCCGAGAGTGGCGGCACAGATGCAGTCACTGGATGAGCTGCGACATGCACAGACCCAGATCCATACCATCAGCCACTACAACAAGTACTTTGATGGATTTGCCGAGTTTCCCCATATGCATGACCGGGTTTGGTATCTATCGGTGCCCAAGTCGTTCTTCGACGATGCCTGCAGCGCCGGCCCATTCGAATTCTTCACGGCGATCTCCTTCGCCTTCGAGTATGTGTTGACCAACCTGCTGTTTGTCCCCTTCATGTCCGGGGCCGCTTATAACGGCGATCTGGCCACGGTGACCTTTGGCTTTTCCGCCCAGTCGGACGAGGCGCGTCACATGACCCTGGGTATCGAGGTGATCAAGTTCATGCTGGAACAGCATCCCGATAATCTGCCGATTGTGCAGAAATGGGTCGATAAGTGGTTCTGGCGTGGTCACAAGATGCTGGGGCTGGTGGCGATGATGATGGATTACATGCTGCCCAAGCGCATCATGTCCTGGAAAGAGGCCTGGGAGATCTACTTCACCGAGGCCGGTGGCGCTCTCTTCGAGGATCTCTCCCGCTATGGATTACGGGTGCCGAAGTATGCCGATATCGCCACCGAAGAGGCGGAACACATCTCGCATCAGAATTGGTCCATCTTCTATCAATATACCCAGGCGGCCGGTTTCCATACCTGGTTGCCAAGCGACGAGGAGATGGACTGGCTGTCGGAGAAGTATCCCAACACCTTCGACAAGTACTACCGTCCCCGTTTCGAGATGTGGCGCGAGATGGAGGCTAAAGGCGAGCGTTTCTATAACAACGCTTTACCGCAACTCTGCCAGACCTGCCAGATACCCATGGGCTACACAGAGCCGGGAGATCCGACCAAGATCGGTTTTCGCAACAGCGTCTACAAAGGCGAGCGCTACCATTTCTGTTCCGATGGCTGCAAGGACATCTTCGACGATGAGCCAGAGAAGTTCGCCCAGGCCTGGCTGCCAGTGCACCAGATCTTCCAGGGCAACTGCGGCGGCGCCGATCTGAGCGACGTACTCAAGTGGTACCACATGGATAACGGCGTCGACAACATGGACTACACCGGCTCGCCCGATCAGGAGCAGTGGGATGCCTGGCAGGCGGCGCGTAAGAAGGTGGCGAACTGA
- a CDS encoding MmoB/DmpM family protein translates to MAGIVSITLQNNDEARPVIESILHDNPSANANYMPGAVKIDCPERLVVKAGSVSERIGRDWDPQEIHLTIISMGGSLDEDDEELVLSWGV, encoded by the coding sequence ATGGCTGGAATCGTATCCATTACCCTGCAAAACAATGACGAGGCTCGTCCAGTGATCGAGTCAATTCTGCATGACAATCCCAGTGCCAATGCTAACTACATGCCCGGTGCGGTGAAGATCGACTGTCCGGAGCGGTTGGTGGTGAAGGCGGGTTCGGTTTCCGAACGCATCGGCCGTGACTGGGATCCCCAGGAGATCCATCTCACCATCATCTCCATGGGCGGCAGCCTGGATGAGGATGATGAGGAGTTGGTCCTCTCCTGGGGCGTGTAA
- a CDS encoding aromatic/alkene monooxygenase hydroxylase subunit beta, with product MSIDIKTMNVEPRRQTFAHVARRLGSDVPASRYEEGMYDVQATTHFHYRPLWGPEYWTFDEGRTAIKMQDWYLFKDPRQFYYGTYTIARANMHQTTERNFAFEEKRNMLANIDPAWREMIVNYLIPLRHYEWGANMNACSISDAGYGTAITSAAIFTAGDRLGMAQILSRIGMVLGNGDAELLDEAKRQWMEADAWQGVRKAVEDSLVLKDWFEALLAQFLVMDGLIYPLVYNHFDTEGQKHNAAPLSMLCEFMVDWSSEHNRWVDAVIKIAAKESAENQVLLSQWYSEWRDTMIDALKPLAQMVLDSGAEAAIDDIREQLDARAGKLGLSL from the coding sequence ATGAGTATCGATATTAAAACCATGAATGTGGAGCCGAGGCGACAGACCTTTGCCCATGTTGCCCGCCGCTTGGGTTCCGATGTGCCGGCATCCCGTTATGAAGAGGGCATGTATGATGTCCAGGCAACGACGCACTTCCACTATCGTCCCCTGTGGGGTCCGGAGTATTGGACCTTCGATGAGGGGCGTACCGCAATCAAGATGCAGGACTGGTATCTGTTCAAGGATCCCCGCCAGTTCTACTACGGCACCTACACTATTGCCCGCGCCAACATGCACCAGACTACGGAGCGTAACTTCGCCTTCGAAGAGAAGCGCAACATGTTGGCCAATATCGATCCCGCCTGGCGGGAGATGATCGTCAACTATCTGATCCCCCTGCGTCACTATGAGTGGGGTGCGAATATGAATGCCTGCTCTATCTCCGATGCCGGCTATGGTACCGCCATCACCTCAGCGGCGATCTTCACCGCGGGTGACCGTCTGGGTATGGCGCAGATTCTCTCCCGTATCGGCATGGTGCTCGGCAATGGTGATGCTGAACTGCTCGATGAGGCCAAAAGGCAGTGGATGGAGGCCGATGCCTGGCAGGGTGTCCGCAAGGCGGTTGAGGATAGCCTGGTGTTGAAGGATTGGTTTGAAGCCCTGCTGGCCCAGTTTCTGGTGATGGACGGTTTGATCTACCCGTTGGTCTACAACCACTTCGATACCGAGGGTCAGAAACACAACGCAGCGCCACTCTCCATGTTATGTGAGTTCATGGTCGACTGGAGTAGCGAGCATAACCGCTGGGTGGATGCCGTCATCAAGATCGCTGCCAAGGAGTCGGCGGAGAATCAGGTGTTGCTATCACAGTGGTACAGCGAGTGGCGAGACACCATGATCGATGCCCTGAAGCCTTTGGCACAAATGGTCTTGGATAGTGGTGCCGAAGCCGCTATCGACGACATTCGCGAACAACTGGATGCACGCGCCGGCAAGCTCGGCCTGAGTCTTTAA
- a CDS encoding phenol hydroxylase subunit, which yields MGEYVPDIGKAYIRVTGERLRRFVEFEFSINDEDLTVELILPYQEFTAFCEKHQATLIQRPDEIGSVEGGDSRPGLYRDPSHPDLNR from the coding sequence ATGGGAGAGTATGTGCCGGACATCGGCAAGGCCTATATCCGAGTGACCGGTGAACGGTTGCGCAGGTTCGTTGAATTTGAATTTTCCATCAACGACGAAGACCTGACGGTTGAATTGATCCTCCCCTACCAAGAGTTCACGGCTTTCTGCGAGAAGCATCAAGCCACTTTAATACAACGTCCTGATGAGATCGGCAGTGTGGAGGGGGGTGACAGTCGTCCCGGCCTCTATCGAGATCCATCCCATCCTGATCTGAATCGATGA